The following proteins are encoded in a genomic region of Tuberibacillus sp. Marseille-P3662:
- a CDS encoding aldehyde dehydrogenase family protein, producing the protein MVQTLQINERLEKFLVGTKKLYINGQWVESATGKSFDTLNPATGEVLATVSEAGEEDVDRAVKAARKAFDDGPWSKMSAASRSRLIYKLADLMEKHQEELAQLDTLDNGKPISETSAADVPLAIEHFRYYAGWSTKIVGQTIPVNGPYFNYTRHEPVGVVGQIIPWNFPLLMAAWKLGAALATGCTIILKPAEQTPLSALYLAQLAEEAGFPEGVLNVIPGFGETAGSPLVKHPEVNKIAFTGSTEIGQYIMSEASNTLKRVTLELGGKSPNIILPDADMTKAVPGAVSGIMFNQGQVCSAGSRVFIQKKSFDNVVADLVDYSKNIKQGQGLHPDTQMGPLVSKEQQNRVLNYINKGQDEGAELLTGGQHSDQGYFVEPTVFADVGDDMSIAKEEIFGPVVTAMPFEDLDEVVGRANNSEYGLAAGLWTENVRSAHYVASKLKAGTVWVNCYNVFDAAAPFGGFKSSGMGREMGSYALNNYTEVKDVWINMN; encoded by the coding sequence GTGGTACAAACGTTACAAATCAATGAGCGTCTGGAGAAATTCCTAGTAGGCACGAAAAAGTTGTATATCAATGGTCAATGGGTCGAATCGGCAACAGGGAAGAGTTTTGACACGTTAAATCCAGCAACAGGGGAAGTCCTTGCTACTGTGAGTGAAGCGGGTGAAGAAGATGTTGATCGTGCGGTAAAAGCAGCGAGAAAGGCATTTGATGACGGCCCATGGTCAAAAATGAGTGCTGCCTCAAGAAGTCGATTGATTTATAAGTTAGCGGATCTCATGGAAAAACATCAAGAAGAGCTGGCTCAGCTTGATACACTAGATAACGGAAAGCCCATCAGTGAAACATCGGCGGCAGATGTGCCGTTAGCTATTGAACATTTTCGTTACTATGCGGGTTGGTCAACGAAAATAGTTGGTCAAACCATCCCCGTTAATGGTCCATATTTTAATTACACGAGACATGAACCAGTTGGCGTCGTCGGTCAAATCATTCCTTGGAACTTCCCGCTGTTAATGGCGGCTTGGAAACTAGGTGCGGCGCTGGCGACGGGATGTACCATTATTTTGAAACCGGCGGAACAAACCCCGCTTTCAGCGCTTTATCTCGCTCAGCTGGCTGAAGAAGCTGGATTTCCGGAAGGCGTTTTGAATGTGATTCCTGGATTTGGCGAGACGGCGGGATCCCCGCTTGTTAAGCACCCTGAAGTTAATAAGATTGCTTTCACAGGATCGACGGAAATTGGTCAATATATCATGTCAGAAGCTTCAAATACACTTAAGCGCGTAACATTAGAATTAGGTGGTAAATCACCAAATATCATTTTACCAGATGCTGATATGACGAAAGCCGTTCCTGGAGCAGTGTCTGGCATTATGTTTAACCAAGGACAAGTCTGCTCGGCGGGATCGAGAGTGTTTATCCAAAAGAAATCGTTTGATAACGTTGTTGCTGATTTGGTTGATTACTCTAAAAATATAAAACAGGGACAAGGACTGCATCCCGATACGCAAATGGGTCCTCTTGTATCAAAAGAACAGCAAAACCGTGTGCTGAATTACATTAATAAAGGTCAAGATGAAGGGGCGGAACTTTTAACGGGCGGTCAGCATTCCGATCAAGGTTATTTTGTTGAACCCACCGTCTTTGCGGATGTGGGTGATGATATGTCAATTGCCAAAGAAGAAATTTTCGGCCCAGTGGTTACGGCTATGCCGTTTGAAGACTTAGATGAAGTCGTCGGTCGGGCTAACAACTCTGAGTACGGTTTGGCAGCTGGACTTTGGACAGAAAATGTCCGTTCTGCCCACTATGTGGCCAGCAAACTTAAGGCTGGAACAGTATGGGTTAACTGCTATAATGTATTCGATGCTGCGGCGCCATTCGGTGGCTTTAAGTCATCAGGTATGGGTCGTGAAATGGGATCTTATGCCTTAAACAACTATACCGAAGTTAAAGATGTTTGGATTAACATGAATTAA
- a CDS encoding YpzG family protein: protein MGKGKSKAFAEQFKSPRANPKRASNQVNGETAPTQQDKIMAIYTQTRVPFK from the coding sequence TTGGGTAAAGGTAAATCCAAAGCCTTCGCTGAACAATTTAAATCACCAAGAGCTAATCCGAAAAGGGCCTCTAACCAGGTTAATGGTGAAACGGCGCCAACTCAGCAAGATAAAATCATGGCGATTTACACACAGACACGTGTACCGTTTAAATAG
- the sspK gene encoding small acid-soluble spore protein K: MVDRGEKQYPVQNENSIQPRAKAEFSSKRANGTTRTRPQERMYLSNQVRNHHHE, from the coding sequence TTGGTCGATCGAGGGGAAAAACAGTATCCGGTTCAAAATGAAAATTCCATTCAACCGAGAGCTAAAGCTGAATTTTCATCCAAACGTGCCAATGGTACAACAAGAACTCGTCCGCAAGAGCGCATGTACTTGTCGAACCAAGTCAGAAACCACCATCATGAGTAA